The proteins below are encoded in one region of Campylobacter showae:
- a CDS encoding ABC transporter ATP-binding protein/permease, with the protein MSANASLDEVRAAAKAANCEEFIERLPHGYDTVLKSGRLSGGRSSAYIDR; encoded by the coding sequence ATGAGCGCAAACGCGAGCCTCGATGAGGTGCGCGCGGCGGCAAAAGCGGCTAACTGCGAGGAGTTCATAGAGCGTTTACCGCACGGCTACGATACTGTCTTAAAAAGCGGACGGCTTAGCGGCGGGCGAAGCTCAGCGTATATCGATCGCTAG
- a CDS encoding ATP-binding cassette domain-containing protein, which yields MYLLEEISLAVLAASLVILSRLAEPFSVFSFGCVGFDLIDNSFAKVKEILRLEELKFDEPLSKPGAFDVKFENVNFAYENTDKPALKNINFHLPSGSLTALVGASGSGKTTITRLIMRYADANAGDIKIGDVNIKI from the coding sequence TTGTATTTGCTAGAAGAAATTTCGCTCGCCGTTCTTGCCGCTTCGTTAGTTATCCTCTCGCGCCTAGCCGAGCCTTTTAGCGTTTTTTCTTTCGGCTGCGTGGGTTTTGACCTGATAGATAACAGCTTTGCGAAAGTAAAAGAAATTTTGCGGTTAGAGGAGCTTAAATTTGACGAGCCTTTGAGTAAACCTGGCGCCTTTGACGTAAAATTTGAAAACGTAAATTTTGCTTACGAGAATACAGACAAACCCGCGCTAAAAAATATAAATTTTCATTTGCCCTCCGGCAGTCTTACGGCTTTAGTCGGAGCTAGCGGTAGCGGCAAGACGACTATAACTAGGCTCATCATGCGCTACGCCGATGCAAATGCGGGCGATATAAAAATAGGCGACGTAAATATAAAAATATGA
- a CDS encoding ABC transporter transmembrane domain-containing protein has protein sequence MKPKSIFELFKTFLQIAANSKKEYLKSFISGAMALFLQGFFYVWFYFLFLNLLEDDAENSLVCLAVLGAFGVVFCVLKFMSTHYDRSEPFIDALYDLRSNLARKLTAVPLQSVYRYKTGELNAVFSSGVDDAVKLINVLPLIFLEPIIIGAIALCASLFFSPQLALLMFLGAICAAFLYKLKRKISAIQSKELAAANARLESQILEYAQGLGVLRAINQTGDNALNLKKRYRRS, from the coding sequence ATGAAGCCTAAAAGTATCTTTGAGCTTTTTAAAACGTTTTTGCAAATCGCCGCAAATAGCAAAAAAGAGTATCTAAAAAGCTTTATTAGCGGCGCTATGGCGCTATTTTTACAGGGATTTTTCTACGTCTGGTTTTATTTTTTATTTTTAAATTTGCTTGAAGACGACGCCGAAAATTCGCTCGTTTGCTTGGCGGTTTTGGGTGCGTTTGGCGTAGTTTTTTGCGTATTAAAATTTATGAGCACGCATTACGATAGGAGCGAGCCTTTTATCGACGCGCTTTACGATTTGCGCTCAAATTTAGCCCGCAAGCTCACGGCGGTACCGCTTCAAAGCGTATACAGGTATAAAACCGGCGAGCTAAATGCCGTATTTTCAAGCGGAGTGGACGATGCGGTAAAGCTCATAAACGTCTTGCCGCTTATATTTTTAGAGCCTATTATCATCGGAGCGATTGCACTTTGCGCGAGCTTGTTTTTTTCTCCGCAGCTTGCTTTGCTTATGTTTTTGGGCGCTATTTGCGCGGCGTTTCTTTACAAACTAAAAAGAAAAATCTCGGCCATACAGAGCAAAGAGCTAGCCGCGGCTAACGCTCGCTTAGAGTCCCAAATACTAGAATACGCCCAAGGCTTAGGAGTTTTGCGCGCTATTAATCAAACTGGAGATAACGCGTTAAATTTAAAAAAACGCTACCGACGAAGTTAG
- a CDS encoding ABC transporter ATP-binding protein, with protein sequence MRNDKPNLLKEVIAPVAKSVKAATFLGAASALFYASALTAFAFSLSNLQNSKINFTLLGAALALILCEFFARKAAFGISHKAAFDLERILHLNLSRHLAAVPYGEALNLGAGKIKKIMFDDVKNLHAFTADMTPMIGRSAASALACTVCVLILEPRLLPVVLIMPILGIAAMRLALRGGAENLKKYENAQSAVSSSIIEFIQAMPILRTFDGGSGSFGRFDNALKEFDANLRSWIRDSSAPTRIGITLLSPVPTLFALSAVGSYLVLDGSLDIGRLAGVLMLGCAVVDSLLPLMLVSKFAQISKLAASEILEIMSIAALPVCASPGVPVSNDIEFRNVNFKYKGKDEFTLKNVNFKANAGSVTALVGASGAGKSTVAMLSARFYDVSEGEILIGGVNIKEIAPSNLANLVSFVFQDTFLFNESIYENIAKAKPGALKDEVIAAAKAANIHEFIQSLPQGYDTPAGEKGAKLSGGQKQRITIARAILKDAPIIILDEATAFIDPQSEEQIIKAVSNLIKNKTLIVVAHRLSTIKNADQILVFDGGEIVQSGTHDELIKGGAYKKLWDDDESAQIWRYGGNNEA encoded by the coding sequence ATGAGAAACGATAAACCCAATCTGCTTAAAGAAGTTATCGCTCCCGTAGCAAAAAGCGTCAAGGCTGCGACTTTTTTGGGAGCGGCTTCGGCTTTGTTTTACGCTTCGGCTTTGACGGCATTTGCTTTTTCGCTTTCAAATTTACAAAATAGCAAGATAAATTTTACGCTTTTAGGCGCGGCGCTCGCGCTTATTTTGTGCGAATTTTTCGCGCGCAAGGCCGCTTTTGGTATCTCGCATAAAGCCGCGTTTGATTTGGAGCGAATCTTACACCTAAATTTGTCTCGCCATTTAGCCGCCGTGCCTTACGGTGAAGCGCTAAATTTGGGTGCGGGCAAGATAAAAAAGATAATGTTTGACGACGTAAAAAATTTGCACGCTTTTACGGCCGATATGACGCCGATGATCGGCAGGAGCGCCGCTTCTGCGCTTGCTTGCACGGTTTGCGTTTTGATCCTTGAGCCCAGACTTTTGCCCGTAGTTTTGATTATGCCGATTTTAGGTATCGCCGCGATGAGGCTAGCTTTAAGAGGCGGAGCAGAAAATTTAAAAAAATACGAAAACGCCCAAAGCGCTGTGAGTTCAAGCATTATAGAATTTATCCAAGCGATGCCGATACTACGTACTTTTGACGGAGGTAGCGGGAGTTTTGGCAGATTTGATAACGCGCTAAAAGAATTTGACGCAAATTTACGCTCGTGGATAAGGGACTCTTCGGCGCCGACGCGTATAGGAATTACGCTTTTATCGCCCGTACCTACGCTATTTGCTTTAAGCGCCGTAGGGTCGTATTTGGTTTTAGACGGCTCGCTTGATATCGGCCGTTTAGCGGGCGTGCTGATGCTTGGTTGCGCCGTAGTAGATTCTTTACTGCCTTTGATGCTGGTTAGTAAATTCGCTCAGATTTCCAAGCTCGCTGCAAGCGAAATTTTAGAGATCATGAGTATTGCCGCACTTCCGGTTTGCGCTTCGCCCGGAGTTCCCGTTTCAAACGATATCGAGTTTAGAAACGTAAATTTTAAGTATAAAGGTAAAGATGAATTTACTCTAAAAAATGTAAATTTTAAAGCAAATGCAGGCAGCGTGACGGCATTAGTAGGCGCAAGCGGAGCGGGCAAAAGCACGGTCGCTATGCTGTCGGCTCGTTTTTACGACGTTAGCGAGGGGGAAATTTTGATCGGTGGGGTAAATATAAAAGAGATCGCGCCGTCAAATTTGGCAAATTTGGTATCTTTCGTTTTTCAAGATACGTTTTTGTTTAACGAAAGCATCTACGAAAATATCGCAAAAGCAAAGCCCGGCGCGCTCAAAGACGAAGTTATCGCAGCGGCAAAAGCGGCTAATATTCACGAATTTATACAAAGTTTGCCGCAAGGATACGATACGCCGGCCGGCGAAAAAGGAGCGAAATTAAGCGGTGGGCAAAAACAGCGCATCACGATAGCGCGAGCTATTTTAAAAGACGCGCCCATAATAATCCTCGACGAAGCGACGGCGTTTATCGATCCTCAGAGCGAGGAGCAGATCATAAAAGCCGTTTCGAATTTGATAAAAAACAAAACCCTCATAGTCGTCGCCCACCGCTTGTCTACCATAAAAAATGCCGATCAAATTTTAGTTTTTGACGGCGGCGAAATAGTCCAAAGCGGTACGCACGACGAACTTATAAAAGGCGGAGCGTATAAAAAGTTATGGGACGACGACGAAAGCGCGCAAATTTGGCGATACGGAGGAAATAATGAAGCCTAA
- a CDS encoding TonB-dependent receptor, producing the protein MKSIPRFTVLLSVTAACALNAASNVSLKEVTVSANKMEENIKDVAQSISVMDENEIEQKHIKSVKDAIRQIPNMHESLYVNKTRVNFRGVNQSEFTNSNPVTVYIDGIPTSSTYGRYDAFLTNVERIEILRGPQAALYGKDSIGGVINVISKQPQNKWSGGIGAEYGSYNYISSNFDANGALIDDKLFLSLSGAAKSDDGWIKNEFNGDDKASKSVGHRFSAALTAKPTDRLTARLTLAHDKDGSDFFRGGSGAGASDSEIFYGMSRQKAKHANSDLPTTNKQKSFSQALAFDYEFNAAKFSSITTHKKSTSDSLWDSDFANLSQYIEAVQFQNLKIDTLTQEFKISNSDAGKFKWIGGVYFEREKTRYSHLGGEQYLTPMIKLKKDTPSNMKATTAAAFGQVNYEFIQDLTLSLGGRYQKIDKKIDEKTTYSHQLPMFGLVDYEFRDSASWTKFLPKIGLIYRLNDDLSVFANYSQGYLAGGYNYFAGFGGRDENKFGPQTSDNYELGLRGNAFEDRLKFAATLFHMDIKDIHMYKIINSTQYVTANGGKAKSDGIELEATYQASSELEISGALGINKTKYKQNSQYPNAVGKKIENTPAFNANLGVSYVHPSGVYARADLLAAGATYFDAQNLLKQGSWVTLDLRLGYRFKDFDIYAFATNVTDKTYVTAYMGGNGYGLVQLNDPRRFGLGVRYSF; encoded by the coding sequence ATGAAAAGTATCCCTAGATTTACGGTATTGTTGTCGGTTACGGCAGCTTGCGCGCTAAATGCGGCTTCTAACGTTAGCTTAAAAGAAGTAACGGTTTCGGCAAATAAAATGGAAGAAAACATCAAAGACGTGGCTCAAAGCATCAGCGTCATGGATGAAAACGAGATCGAACAAAAACATATCAAGTCCGTAAAAGACGCCATCAGGCAGATCCCTAATATGCACGAATCGCTTTACGTAAATAAAACTCGCGTAAATTTTCGCGGCGTAAATCAGTCGGAATTTACCAACTCAAACCCCGTTACCGTCTATATCGACGGGATACCGACTAGTAGCACCTACGGCAGATACGACGCGTTTTTAACCAACGTCGAGCGGATAGAAATTTTGCGCGGACCACAGGCGGCGCTATACGGCAAAGATAGCATCGGCGGCGTCATAAACGTGATCTCAAAGCAGCCGCAAAATAAATGGAGCGGCGGTATAGGCGCAGAATACGGCAGCTATAACTACATCTCGTCAAATTTCGACGCAAACGGCGCGCTCATAGACGATAAGCTATTTTTAAGCCTGAGCGGTGCGGCAAAAAGCGACGACGGCTGGATCAAAAACGAATTTAACGGCGACGATAAGGCCTCTAAAAGCGTAGGGCATAGATTTAGCGCAGCTCTAACCGCAAAGCCTACCGATAGGCTAACGGCAAGGCTAACGCTAGCGCACGATAAAGATGGTAGCGACTTTTTTAGGGGAGGCTCGGGCGCCGGAGCTAGCGATTCGGAAATATTTTACGGTATGAGCAGACAAAAAGCAAAACACGCAAACTCCGACCTACCGACGACGAATAAACAAAAGTCCTTTTCGCAGGCTTTAGCGTTTGACTACGAATTTAACGCGGCGAAATTTAGCTCTATTACTACGCATAAAAAATCAACCAGCGATAGCCTTTGGGACTCTGATTTTGCAAATTTATCCCAATATATCGAGGCCGTGCAGTTTCAAAATCTAAAAATAGACACGCTAACTCAGGAATTTAAAATTTCAAACTCGGACGCGGGCAAATTTAAATGGATCGGCGGAGTATATTTCGAACGCGAAAAGACCAGATACTCGCACCTTGGCGGGGAGCAGTATTTAACGCCGATGATAAAGCTAAAAAAAGATACGCCCTCAAACATGAAAGCCACTACGGCAGCGGCGTTTGGGCAGGTTAATTACGAATTTATTCAAGACCTTACGCTTAGCCTTGGCGGTAGATATCAAAAAATCGATAAAAAAATCGACGAAAAGACTACTTATTCGCATCAGCTACCGATGTTTGGGCTGGTTGATTACGAGTTTAGAGATAGCGCGAGCTGGACTAAATTTTTACCTAAAATAGGGCTTATTTACCGCTTAAACGACGATTTGAGCGTTTTTGCAAACTACTCGCAAGGATATTTGGCGGGCGGATATAACTACTTCGCCGGCTTTGGAGGGAGAGACGAAAACAAATTCGGCCCTCAAACGAGCGATAACTATGAGCTTGGACTTCGCGGAAACGCATTTGAGGATAGGCTAAAATTTGCCGCTACGCTTTTTCATATGGACATAAAAGACATCCATATGTATAAGATAATAAACTCCACGCAATACGTCACGGCAAACGGCGGTAAGGCAAAATCTGACGGCATCGAGCTTGAAGCGACCTATCAGGCTAGTAGCGAGCTTGAGATAAGCGGCGCTCTTGGCATAAATAAAACCAAATACAAGCAAAATTCGCAGTATCCTAACGCCGTAGGCAAAAAGATAGAAAATACCCCAGCGTTTAACGCAAATTTGGGCGTTTCATACGTTCATCCCAGCGGAGTTTACGCCCGCGCGGATCTGTTAGCTGCCGGCGCTACGTATTTTGACGCGCAAAATTTACTAAAACAAGGCTCGTGGGTCACGCTTGATCTTAGGCTCGGGTATCGTTTTAAAGACTTCGATATTTATGCCTTTGCTACCAACGTCACGGATAAAACCTACGTGACGGCGTATATGGGCGGCAACGGTTACGGGCTGGTGCAGCTAAACGATCCGAGGAGATTCGGGCTTGGCGTAAGGTATAGTTTTTAA
- a CDS encoding AraC family transcriptional regulator — translation MSKIVEMNKFIAKWQEELNLKSYKFAGEFDFECSDFRANVEQFNLPSGFSYCGSGIEFRDDTAMHTFHEEDYCFLWFNTGDNLIELKDLRTGKCVNFAPNTVLIGKTIKNFEGALKYQGGKKYSNQCIPVSKTAALGLDIFSGLEDDKFSSRSVTINLRQRLVLRELAASRLYCGRLREIFVESKILDLVCKSSPSKPDKSEFDEANLCEHDIKSIYKARERLLCDLRNPPTIKELSRACAINEFKLKKGFKEIFGTTIYAALQNERLKIAKELLLSGDINVSEAANIVGYKSLGHFGQAFKSYYGALPTQIKKR, via the coding sequence ATGTCAAAGATCGTCGAGATGAACAAATTTATCGCCAAATGGCAAGAGGAGCTAAATCTAAAAAGCTACAAATTTGCGGGCGAATTCGACTTTGAGTGTAGCGATTTTAGGGCTAACGTCGAGCAGTTTAATTTACCATCCGGATTTAGCTATTGCGGTTCAGGTATCGAATTTAGAGACGATACGGCGATGCATACCTTTCACGAGGAGGATTATTGTTTTTTGTGGTTTAATACGGGAGATAACCTAATCGAGCTAAAAGACCTGCGAACGGGCAAATGCGTAAATTTTGCTCCAAACACCGTCCTAATCGGTAAAACTATTAAAAATTTCGAAGGCGCTTTAAAATATCAAGGCGGTAAAAAATACTCAAACCAGTGCATCCCCGTAAGCAAAACGGCCGCCTTGGGACTGGATATATTTAGCGGACTTGAGGATGATAAATTTAGCTCCAGAAGCGTAACAATAAATTTGCGCCAAAGGCTTGTGCTGCGCGAACTGGCTGCTTCGCGCTTGTATTGCGGGCGATTAAGGGAGATATTCGTAGAATCTAAAATTTTGGATTTAGTTTGCAAAAGCTCGCCGTCCAAGCCAGATAAAAGCGAATTTGACGAGGCAAATTTGTGCGAACACGACATAAAATCCATATATAAGGCAAGAGAGCGGCTGCTTTGCGATCTGCGAAATCCACCCACCATCAAAGAGCTCTCCCGCGCTTGCGCTATAAATGAATTTAAGCTCAAAAAAGGGTTTAAAGAAATTTTCGGCACTACTATCTACGCAGCGCTGCAAAACGAAAGGCTTAAAATCGCCAAAGAACTACTTTTAAGCGGAGATATCAACGTGTCCGAAGCGGCAAATATCGTCGGATATAAAAGCCTCGGGCACTTCGGACAGGCTTTTAAGAGCTATTACGGGGCGTTACCTACGCAGATCAAAAAGCGATAA
- a CDS encoding Cj0814 family flagellar-dependent secreted protein codes for MINALNNYSAFSRQSFSLNVNVKHGSKTEILKQNEISQPDTVEHKFNEVLGYKVDEDGYFTSEFNEAAGIPKYYKIHSDTLKSLVNVNDKAIVFNKMFSKIDIAKTVGNAYKILSQVAGDELLNSKESFTKEDLAKFPQGYEYEKSSLKVTKVNKNIYDYASARSAFNDKSGKTNMETLFFNSSYHALTTTPQYKPSTNIFDNNNGGKESENVSVFVNPHGERYTNPDGSITKGGLIAAVINSNLDVREGETTVWGKMQGYDKSISGKEYRQKLDAFIDSRNIYGIKGSELDGLSKDYREYVLTFQKMQESLLPGSTALSGNSNITSDGKESKSLFEIMQEDMKEAQKRLEKLIEQEKRTQKMLGKNRKYDKELEQNARKNLEELEAMMKFNAKGVDIKA; via the coding sequence ATGATAAACGCTCTTAACAACTATTCCGCTTTTTCTAGACAAAGTTTTTCCCTAAACGTAAATGTTAAGCATGGCTCAAAAACTGAGATTTTGAAACAAAATGAAATCTCGCAGCCGGATACGGTCGAGCACAAATTTAACGAAGTTTTAGGCTATAAAGTCGATGAGGACGGATATTTTACGTCCGAATTTAACGAAGCCGCAGGTATCCCAAAGTACTACAAAATCCACTCAGATACCTTAAAATCGCTTGTGAACGTAAATGATAAGGCTATTGTATTTAATAAAATGTTTTCAAAAATCGACATAGCAAAAACCGTTGGTAATGCATATAAAATTCTCTCCCAAGTAGCGGGCGACGAGCTACTAAACTCAAAAGAGAGCTTTACTAAAGAAGACCTCGCTAAATTTCCTCAAGGATACGAGTACGAGAAATCAAGTCTAAAAGTAACTAAAGTAAATAAAAACATCTACGACTATGCGTCGGCACGTAGCGCCTTTAACGATAAGTCTGGAAAAACCAATATGGAAACGCTATTTTTTAATAGCTCATATCATGCGTTAACAACAACGCCGCAATATAAGCCGTCAACCAATATCTTTGATAATAATAACGGCGGCAAAGAGAGCGAAAACGTGAGCGTGTTTGTAAATCCTCACGGCGAAAGATACACCAACCCTGACGGTAGTATAACCAAAGGAGGCTTGATAGCAGCCGTAATAAACTCAAATTTAGACGTACGAGAGGGCGAAACTACGGTTTGGGGCAAAATGCAAGGTTATGACAAAAGCATAAGCGGCAAAGAATACAGACAAAAGCTGGACGCCTTTATTGATTCGCGCAACATCTACGGCATCAAAGGAAGCGAGCTTGACGGGCTTAGCAAGGATTACCGAGAATATGTACTAACGTTTCAAAAAATGCAAGAGTCGCTTTTACCCGGTAGCACTGCCTTGAGCGGCAACTCTAACATAACTTCCGACGGCAAAGAATCAAAAAGCCTCTTTGAAATAATGCAAGAGGATATGAAAGAGGCTCAAAAACGCCTAGAAAAGCTAATCGAGCAAGAAAAGCGAACGCAAAAGATGCTGGGTAAAAATAGAAAATACGACAAAGAGCTAGAGCAAAATGCTAGAAAAAATTTAGAAGAACTTGAGGCGATGATGAAATTTAACGCTAAGGGTGTGGATATAAAGGCTTAA
- a CDS encoding cell surface protein — MISGSNLNISTANFKSNLTPADKTAKTNLANEQMQASKSKEEIQKELQEYRSKTIIEIVKDAIEIDKSDENWITKTIDKIDGILSKKYTAEELRGIGQKEPESKEDIIDANLQTYMWMLMSNSRDSKPTIWGKILGFGTKQEQEELNAFRDSLPEGAAMSDFGDSLMHRADISIEDFKKLYAEDVEKTMKARKEMNEQMRKELEEYNANLAKQNREAKFKPIQATSKSKTYENKDIRREFFENFLKAEREKGTDITEILNQLAKLGKFDVKA; from the coding sequence ATGATAAGCGGCTCAAATTTAAATATTTCTACGGCAAATTTCAAGTCAAATTTAACTCCTGCAGATAAAACCGCTAAAACGAATTTGGCGAACGAGCAAATGCAAGCTTCAAAAAGCAAAGAAGAAATCCAAAAAGAACTGCAAGAATACAGAAGTAAAACTATCATAGAAATCGTAAAAGATGCTATCGAGATAGACAAAAGCGACGAAAACTGGATAACAAAGACGATTGATAAGATAGACGGCATATTATCCAAAAAATATACGGCCGAAGAGCTGCGCGGTATAGGACAAAAAGAGCCTGAGAGCAAAGAAGACATCATCGACGCCAATCTGCAAACCTATATGTGGATGCTGATGAGTAACTCCAGAGACAGCAAACCGACGATTTGGGGTAAAATTTTAGGATTTGGAACCAAGCAGGAGCAAGAGGAACTAAACGCATTTAGAGACTCTTTGCCAGAAGGAGCCGCCATGAGCGACTTTGGAGATAGTTTAATGCATAGAGCCGACATTAGTATAGAAGATTTTAAAAAACTCTATGCGGAAGATGTCGAAAAGACTATGAAAGCTCGCAAAGAGATGAACGAGCAAATGCGCAAAGAACTCGAAGAATATAACGCAAATTTAGCCAAGCAAAATAGAGAAGCCAAATTTAAACCCATCCAAGCCACTAGTAAAAGCAAAACCTACGAGAATAAGGATATCAGGCGAGAATTCTTTGAAAATTTCCTAAAAGCCGAGCGAGAAAAGGGGACGGATATAACGGAGATTTTAAATCAACTAGCAAAACTAGGCAAATTTGACGTAAAAGCATAA
- a CDS encoding Cj0814 family flagellar-dependent secreted protein, protein MNVSAAKINYSSILSKAQEKKQAKMQDVSFANLIQSSGTTETAAFKTYDLTSSATQDHNLNSLKFGSNLAYGYSVDNSGYMGSDFNKAAGLPENFKIHKSSIDEIVRFNNKAYLFTPSPDQKPFENIDVADTVKQYYKLFNTVAPEGKETYSQSDLEELPKGFSVNINQKPFGKSNFLKDVSLFAVSNVYSTQTQLQNAGELSSDIKKYGVSLSVYLLNFSTLGSSNLQEKDGFSFNPDTSVYEKEGGYAREGVFMQFLKGFPPIASDSGETRLTDQVQTYAQDMRSQSFDDMPITISDFLKNTKIIKEFLKKVLGDGLVSLHKNETPDSIVDKLALRLEAFQKETVRPKGKTNI, encoded by the coding sequence GTGAACGTCTCCGCCGCTAAGATAAATTATTCGTCGATACTATCCAAAGCTCAAGAAAAGAAGCAAGCCAAAATGCAGGACGTTAGCTTCGCAAATCTTATTCAGAGCAGCGGCACAACTGAGACCGCCGCATTTAAAACATACGATCTGACGTCAAGCGCCACGCAAGATCATAATTTAAACTCGTTAAAATTCGGCTCAAATTTGGCTTACGGATACTCGGTGGATAATTCTGGCTATATGGGTAGCGACTTCAACAAAGCAGCCGGGCTTCCCGAAAATTTCAAAATCCATAAAAGCTCTATCGACGAGATAGTCAGGTTTAACAATAAGGCTTATTTGTTTACGCCCTCGCCGGATCAAAAGCCCTTTGAAAATATCGACGTAGCCGACACGGTGAAACAATACTACAAGCTGTTTAACACAGTCGCCCCTGAAGGCAAAGAAACGTATAGCCAAAGCGACTTAGAAGAGCTACCCAAGGGCTTTAGCGTAAATATCAATCAAAAACCGTTTGGCAAGAGTAATTTTTTAAAAGACGTTAGCCTATTTGCCGTATCAAACGTCTATAGTACTCAAACTCAGCTACAAAACGCCGGCGAACTCTCAAGCGATATTAAAAAATACGGAGTTAGCCTTAGCGTATATCTTTTAAATTTTTCTACTCTAGGCTCGTCAAATTTGCAGGAAAAAGACGGCTTTAGCTTTAACCCCGATACGTCGGTCTACGAAAAAGAGGGCGGATACGCCAGAGAGGGCGTATTTATGCAGTTTCTAAAAGGCTTCCCGCCCATAGCGAGCGATAGCGGGGAAACTAGGCTGACGGATCAAGTCCAAACATATGCGCAAGATATGAGAAGCCAAAGCTTTGACGATATGCCCATAACCATATCCGATTTTCTAAAAAATACCAAAATCATAAAGGAATTTTTAAAGAAAGTTCTAGGGGACGGGCTTGTGAGTCTACATAAGAACGAAACGCCCGATAGCATAGTGGATAAACTGGCACTAAGGCTGGAGGCGTTTCAAAAAGAAACCGTCCGCCCTAAAGGAAAAACGAATATCTAG
- a CDS encoding Cj0814 family flagellar-dependent secreted protein, which translates to MNSSIQKSFQQYGSIVSQAKEQRAKKEAGGTSFGAQILAQSVASLGLATQAEKSLQANTRISSESAVAPRNSLADSITKVKFQSNVYGYSMDSEGFMGADFNKAAGLPSNFKIHKKSLDEFIRHATKDNNLNGFLFANVTGKLFGNNVFDDIDIANTIGQYYNIFSQVMGDNLNKDYFTDSDLLNLPRGYSSKGMETFNIRGDLTEKRNINFLNDRSEEKVTNIYRNNFEEASKLKNDLKEVGVDFNLHQLDFSPNSLRTNYSRNAWGFNPDMSVYQNSNGYTKEALFMSFLKSENPMILEGGTTKIKDSVLANNISIAAQTAEFRNFREELEKVEKIMQSEEALKRTIKEHLKYKVMELDDKKISKTSSDLFNRFTQIYRETKIKNTL; encoded by the coding sequence ATGAATTCTTCTATTCAAAAATCCTTTCAACAATACGGCTCTATAGTTTCTCAAGCAAAAGAGCAGCGAGCAAAAAAAGAAGCTGGCGGGACGAGCTTTGGGGCTCAAATTTTGGCTCAGTCCGTAGCAAGCTTAGGATTGGCGACACAGGCAGAAAAGAGCCTACAAGCAAACACTCGTATATCTTCAGAATCCGCGGTAGCTCCGAGAAATAGTCTAGCAGATTCAATAACAAAGGTTAAATTTCAATCCAATGTTTATGGTTATAGCATGGATAGCGAGGGTTTTATGGGGGCAGACTTTAATAAGGCAGCCGGCCTTCCTTCAAATTTTAAGATTCATAAAAAAAGTTTAGATGAATTTATTAGACATGCCACAAAAGACAATAATTTAAACGGTTTTTTATTTGCCAATGTAACAGGTAAACTATTTGGCAACAATGTATTTGACGACATAGATATAGCAAATACTATAGGTCAATATTATAATATATTTTCTCAAGTTATGGGGGATAATCTCAACAAAGACTATTTTACAGATAGCGATTTGCTAAACCTACCAAGAGGCTATAGCTCAAAAGGTATGGAAACATTTAATATAAGAGGCGATCTAACAGAAAAAAGAAACATAAATTTTTTAAATGATAGAAGTGAAGAAAAAGTAACAAATATTTATAGAAACAACTTCGAGGAAGCGAGTAAACTCAAAAATGATCTTAAAGAAGTTGGCGTAGATTTTAATTTGCACCAGCTAGATTTTAGTCCAAATAGTCTAAGAACAAATTACTCACGTAATGCTTGGGGTTTTAATCCCGATATGTCAGTATATCAAAATAGTAACGGGTATACTAAAGAAGCCTTATTTATGAGTTTCTTAAAGAGCGAAAACCCCATGATACTTGAAGGAGGAACAACAAAAATAAAAGATAGTGTATTAGCAAATAATATATCTATAGCGGCGCAAACGGCCGAATTTAGGAATTTTAGAGAAGAACTAGAAAAAGTAGAAAAAATTATGCAAAGCGAAGAGGCACTAAAAAGAACAATAAAAGAACATTTAAAATATAAAGTCATGGAACTAGATGATAAAAAAATATCAAAAACTTCAAGTGATTTATTTAATAGATTTACTCAAATTTATAGGGAAACTAAAATTAAAAATACGCTATAA